Proteins from a single region of Candidatus Fermentibacter sp.:
- a CDS encoding PTS sugar transporter subunit IIA, with translation MNLFDVMSPERIRILGSGTKSGALKELTDLLAATGVVADPGELERLILERESLMSTGIGLGIAVPHARISGLSTSCIAFGIRPEGIPDYESIDGSPVRIVAMIITGTQRQREYIELLSSLARLFKDESARERVLSARTSKELWETLMHERSGLLA, from the coding sequence ATGAACCTCTTCGACGTGATGTCCCCCGAGCGGATCAGGATCCTCGGATCCGGAACGAAGTCCGGAGCCCTGAAGGAGCTGACCGATCTCCTCGCCGCCACCGGAGTCGTCGCCGACCCCGGCGAGCTCGAGAGGCTGATCCTCGAGCGGGAATCCCTCATGAGCACGGGCATCGGCCTCGGGATAGCCGTGCCCCACGCCCGCATCTCGGGGCTCTCCACCTCATGCATAGCCTTCGGGATAAGGCCCGAGGGGATCCCCGACTACGAGTCGATAGACGGATCGCCCGTGCGGATCGTGGCGATGATCATCACCGGGACGCAGCGGCAGAGGGAGTACATCGAGCTCCTGTCATCCCTCGCGAGGCTCTTCAAGGACGAGTCCGCACGAGAGAGGGTGCTCTCCGCCAGAACCTCGAAGGAGCTGTGGGAGACACTGATGCACGAGCGTTCGGGCCTCCTGGCCTGA
- a CDS encoding aldo/keto reductase — MLYRRFGRTGAQVSALGFGCMRFLSRKRAPTWGANVDVAGAVSLLHEARQAGVNYFDTAYNYHAGTSERIVGRFLSEIPRDSVFVATKSPVWKMRKPSDFKRYLSIQLRRLGTGRIDFYLLHGLDAESFAKCRELGALEFLEAEIGRGRIGHAGFSFHDAPHVFPAIVDSFDWGFCLMQYNLVDANSQAGTAGLRYAASKGMGVAVMEPLRGGDLVRGMPDAVKKGWAGQPEFTPAQHCLRWIWDQPEVSVVLSGMGTRDQLAENVAAASATPPGSLAPAGRDLCTRMQSAYLGLRKTGCTRCGYCLPCPSGVFIPRVLDLMDERSMFPESPGPSMSYGMWLPAANRADRCTSCGSCESRCPQHLPVTKLLAEAHAALTGGASGS, encoded by the coding sequence ATGCTCTACAGGAGATTCGGACGCACCGGAGCGCAGGTTTCCGCACTCGGATTCGGATGCATGAGGTTCCTGTCCAGGAAGAGGGCGCCGACCTGGGGCGCGAACGTGGATGTGGCCGGGGCCGTCTCCCTGCTCCACGAGGCCAGGCAGGCGGGTGTGAACTACTTCGACACCGCCTACAACTACCACGCCGGGACGAGCGAGCGGATCGTCGGCAGGTTCCTGTCGGAGATCCCGCGCGACTCCGTGTTCGTGGCCACCAAGAGCCCGGTGTGGAAGATGAGGAAGCCGTCGGATTTCAAGAGATATCTCTCCATCCAGCTCAGGAGGCTGGGCACCGGCAGGATCGACTTCTACCTGCTACACGGCCTGGACGCGGAGTCGTTCGCGAAGTGCAGGGAACTGGGTGCCCTGGAGTTCCTGGAGGCCGAGATCGGGCGCGGCAGGATCGGGCATGCCGGCTTCTCCTTCCACGATGCCCCCCACGTCTTCCCGGCGATCGTCGATTCCTTCGACTGGGGCTTCTGCCTCATGCAGTACAACCTCGTCGACGCGAACAGCCAGGCCGGCACGGCGGGGCTCCGTTACGCGGCCTCGAAGGGGATGGGCGTGGCTGTCATGGAGCCGCTTCGCGGCGGTGATCTCGTGAGGGGCATGCCCGACGCCGTGAAGAAGGGCTGGGCCGGGCAGCCGGAGTTCACGCCCGCCCAGCACTGCCTCCGATGGATATGGGATCAGCCGGAGGTGTCGGTCGTCCTCAGCGGCATGGGCACCCGCGACCAGCTCGCGGAGAATGTCGCGGCGGCCTCGGCCACGCCGCCGGGGTCCCTCGCACCGGCCGGGCGCGATCTCTGCACCCGCATGCAGTCGGCCTACCTGGGCTTGAGGAAGACGGGCTGCACGCGCTGCGGCTATTGCCTGCCATGCCCTTCGGGGGTGTTCATCCCGAGGGTTCTGGACCTGATGGACGAGCGTTCGATGTTCCCCGAGTCGCCCGGCCCGTCCATGAGCTACGGCATGTGGCTGCCGGCCGCGAACCGCGCGGACAGGTGCACGTCGTGCGGCTCGTGCGAGTCGCGGTGCCCGCAGCACCTGCCCGTGACGAAGCTCCTCGCGGAGGCTCACGCGGCTCTGACGGGCGGGGCCTCCGGGAGCTGA
- a CDS encoding RluA family pseudouridine synthase — protein MESGPCPYPGNTEPGDASARSSSGGIVIIADRDGIVAVSKPEGMASVPDRRGSPGDLHSMLQEILGARLYVVHRLDRPTSGVILFARTAPVHRALCMAFQSGGAAKTYHAVVLGHLEDRTISLPLRRFGSGRVWVDEARGKPCTTVVKVLEHGTGFTLAEARPHTGRLHQIRAHLAAVGHPVAGDTVYSKDSCVAWPRLMLHASRIEVQSSGGGAVFEAPLPEAFRFLLGRARTGAPGEE, from the coding sequence ATGGAGAGCGGACCTTGTCCATATCCCGGGAACACGGAGCCTGGCGACGCCAGCGCCCGGTCCTCTTCCGGAGGGATCGTCATCATCGCCGACAGGGACGGCATCGTCGCCGTCTCCAAGCCGGAGGGCATGGCATCGGTCCCCGACCGCCGGGGCTCTCCCGGCGACCTCCATTCGATGCTCCAGGAGATCCTCGGCGCCAGGCTCTACGTCGTCCACAGGCTCGACAGGCCCACGAGCGGCGTGATCCTCTTCGCGAGGACCGCTCCGGTCCATCGGGCGCTCTGCATGGCGTTCCAGTCCGGGGGAGCCGCCAAGACGTACCATGCCGTCGTCCTCGGCCATCTCGAGGACCGCACGATCTCGCTGCCCCTCAGGCGCTTCGGGTCGGGCAGGGTCTGGGTGGACGAAGCCCGTGGGAAGCCTTGCACGACCGTCGTGAAGGTCCTGGAGCACGGCACCGGATTCACGCTGGCCGAGGCTCGTCCGCATACCGGCAGGCTGCACCAGATCCGGGCCCATCTGGCCGCGGTCGGTCACCCCGTGGCCGGTGACACGGTCTATTCGAAGGATTCGTGTGTTGCCTGGCCCAGGCTGATGCTGCACGCATCCAGGATAGAAGTGCAGTCGTCGGGAGGGGGGGCCGTCTTCGAAGCGCCCCTCCCGGAAGCATTCAGGTTCTTGCTCGGCAGGGCCCGGACCGGGGCCCCGGGGGAGGAGTGA